The proteins below come from a single Candidatus Omnitrophota bacterium genomic window:
- a CDS encoding V-type ATP synthase subunit B, giving the protein MDRVYTNIIQIAGDVITVEAENVSYMDIAVVSAKQGTSLAQVIRLDGKRVSLQVFAGSRGISTGDKVKFLGHPMRIASGEELLGRIFNGSGEPLDKGPALSDNMIDIGGPPVNPVKRIIPNKMVRTGIPMIDVFNSLVVSQKLPIFSIAGEPYNDLLARIAIQAEVDVIILGGMGLKYDDYLFFRDTLEEHGSLSRCIFFIHTAADPTVECLLVPDISLAVAEQFALAGKQVLVLLSDMTNFCDALKEIAITMEQVPSNRGYPGDLYSQLAARYEKAVDFDTAGSITILAATTMPGDDVTHPVPDNTGYITEGQFYLKGGVIEPFGSLSRLKQQVNGKTRDDHRTIMDTMIQLFASYREALEKQSMGFQMSGWDKKLMKYGKLFEKEMMSLQVNIPLEQALDKGWNIMAECFTPEETGIKKSMIEKHWPGVRP; this is encoded by the coding sequence ATGGATAGAGTATATACAAACATCATACAGATAGCGGGTGACGTTATTACGGTGGAAGCCGAGAACGTCAGCTATATGGACATAGCAGTGGTCTCGGCAAAACAGGGCACGTCTCTGGCGCAGGTGATACGCCTGGACGGAAAGAGGGTATCGCTTCAGGTATTTGCGGGGAGCCGCGGTATATCTACCGGCGATAAAGTGAAGTTTTTAGGCCATCCGATGCGCATTGCAAGCGGAGAAGAACTTTTGGGCCGCATATTTAACGGAAGCGGCGAACCGCTCGATAAAGGACCTGCTCTCTCGGATAATATGATAGATATCGGCGGGCCTCCGGTAAACCCGGTAAAACGCATCATACCCAATAAGATGGTGCGCACAGGCATCCCCATGATAGACGTCTTCAATTCTCTCGTCGTGTCGCAAAAATTGCCCATATTTTCAATAGCGGGCGAGCCCTATAACGACTTATTAGCGAGGATAGCCATACAGGCCGAAGTCGACGTGATAATATTGGGCGGCATGGGGCTAAAGTATGACGACTACCTGTTTTTCCGCGACACCCTGGAAGAGCACGGCTCGCTTTCAAGATGCATATTTTTTATCCACACAGCGGCGGACCCTACCGTAGAATGCCTTCTTGTACCCGATATAAGTTTAGCGGTCGCGGAACAATTTGCTTTGGCAGGCAAGCAGGTCCTGGTGCTCCTGAGCGATATGACAAATTTCTGCGACGCGCTTAAAGAGATAGCTATAACGATGGAACAGGTGCCTTCCAACCGCGGTTATCCGGGCGATCTTTACAGCCAGCTTGCGGCGCGGTACGAAAAGGCCGTAGATTTTGACACTGCCGGTTCCATAACCATACTCGCGGCCACTACCATGCCGGGTGATGACGTTACTCACCCTGTGCCCGACAACACGGGATATATAACCGAAGGCCAATTTTATCTTAAAGGAGGCGTGATCGAGCCATTCGGCTCGCTAAGCCGGCTAAAACAACAGGTTAACGGCAAGACGCGCGACGATCACAGGACCATAATGGATACGATGATACAGTTATTCGCCAGTTACCGCGAGGCGCTTGAAAAACAGTCCATGGGTTTTCAAATGAGCGGTTGGGACAAAAAACTGATGAAATACGGTAAGCTTTTCGAGAAGGAGATGATGTCCCTGCAGGTAAATATACCGCTGGAACAGGCGCTTGATAAGGGCTGGAACATTATGGCCGAGTGTTTTACGCCGGAAGAGACGGGCATAAAAAAATCAATGATAGAAAAACATTGGCCTGGGGTCAGACCCTGA